In Moritella sp. Urea-trap-13, the genomic stretch TCCTTATAATCAGTGAAAATTTATCGAGGTCAGAAATATAAATAGGCTAAGCTCGACTGAAGCTAGACTAGACTAAATTAGAAATCCGCATACATTGAGCGGCAATAAGCCAGATCGTCTTACCGCCACTCAAGCGCTGTTATGCGGTTTGCTGACTCTCGGTTAATTTATCAAAGAATAATCGTGTTTCTTCAATAACCACATGGCGTAGACCAATCAAACCAATTAAGTTCGGGATCGCCATTAAGCCATTAACAATATCCGCCAAGATCCAAATCAGATCCAACTGTAAGAACGCGCCACCAGCAACCAATAAAATATAACCATACTTGTACGGTTTAATGCCTTTTTGGCCAAACAGATACTGTACACAGCGCTCACCGTAGTAGTTCCAGCCTAAAATAGTCGTAAAGGCAAAAAACACTAAACCTGTGGTCACCACATATTGACCAATGAGTGGTGATAATCCTTGCTCAAAGGCCAGAGTCGTCATCGCAGCACCGGAAGCATCACCACTCCAAACCCCAGTTAATACCAACGTCAGACCTGTCATGGTACAGATGATGATGGTATCGAAGAACGTCCCCGTCATCGAGATCAAGCCTTGTTTCACACAAGAATCAGTTTTCGCTGCGGCGGCCGCTATCGGCGCACTGCCTAAACCAGATTCATTAGAAAACACACCTCGCGCAACACCACTTTGGATAGCCAGCATCACGGTTGATCCTAAGAAACCACCAACTGCAGCTGTGGGCGTAAACGCACTGCTAACCACTAACGAAATAGCCGCCGGCACAGCATCTACATTGATTAGCAACACCAGTAAACAAGCAAATACATAAAATACCGCCATAACAGGCACAGTGCGTTGCGCAATAGCTGAAATAGAACGAATACCACCAAGCGTCACCATCGCCACTAATACGGTCAGTATCGCGGCAGATAACCACACCGGCACGTCAAACGAGATCTGCACAGCCTCAGTAATCGCATTCACTTGCGGGAAGGTACCAATACCAAAACACGCAACGCCAATACCAAATAACGCAAAGGCCTTAGCTAAAAATCGATTACCCAAGCCATGCTCAAGGTAATACATAGGTCCACCGGCTATTTGGCCTTGTTCATCGACAACACGATATTTTACCGCTAATAAACATTCGGCATATTTAGTCGCCATGCCAAAAAATGCCGCCATCCACATCCAGAATAATGCTCCGGGACCACCCATTTTAATGGCGGTGGCAACGCCGACAATATTACCGGTACCTATAGTGGCAGAAAGCGCTGTACATAATGCCGCAAAGCTACTGATGTCGCCTTTCTGACCGTCGCCTTTGTCCCCTGAAAACAGGTATTTTAGCGCTAACGGTAACTTAGTTATTTGTAAAAAACCTAACCGTAAGGTGAGATATATACCGGTGCCGACCAAGAGTAATAATAATGGCGGGCCCCAAATAAAATGATCTATGGTTTGCAGCGTATTTTGCAGCGATTGTAATGAAAAGTGTTGTAGTGGGTATAACAAAGAATCTTGTAACGATTCTAATAAAGAAGGTTGTGCTATTTGCATTTAAAAATATTCCTCGAGAACGATAGTAGTCTGAGGAGGATGTAATTATTTAAGATGGGCGGATACAATACAAACGTCGAAGCCAAAAGCCAAAGCTCAATACCGAAGTGAATACCGAAGTAAGCACCTTAATAAAAACTAGAGCCAAGCAAAAAGCAGACGTGTAAGGTCGCAAAAAAAAT encodes the following:
- a CDS encoding sodium:alanine symporter family protein — encoded protein: MQIAQPSLLESLQDSLLYPLQHFSLQSLQNTLQTIDHFIWGPPLLLLLVGTGIYLTLRLGFLQITKLPLALKYLFSGDKGDGQKGDISSFAALCTALSATIGTGNIVGVATAIKMGGPGALFWMWMAAFFGMATKYAECLLAVKYRVVDEQGQIAGGPMYYLEHGLGNRFLAKAFALFGIGVACFGIGTFPQVNAITEAVQISFDVPVWLSAAILTVLVAMVTLGGIRSISAIAQRTVPVMAVFYVFACLLVLLINVDAVPAAISLVVSSAFTPTAAVGGFLGSTVMLAIQSGVARGVFSNESGLGSAPIAAAAAKTDSCVKQGLISMTGTFFDTIIICTMTGLTLVLTGVWSGDASGAAMTTLAFEQGLSPLIGQYVVTTGLVFFAFTTILGWNYYGERCVQYLFGQKGIKPYKYGYILLVAGGAFLQLDLIWILADIVNGLMAIPNLIGLIGLRHVVIEETRLFFDKLTESQQTA